One genomic window of Candidatus Nanohalobium constans includes the following:
- the avd gene encoding diversity-generating retroelement protein Avd yields the protein MQDLKLFQKSYDFYEEVYPTLKNFPQSERFVMVQKIQDSFLEFISHIISARKASNTLHHLRKADRELEKTKIFFRLSRDLGFISSGQHENISEDLVELGKMLGGWIENEK from the coding sequence ATGCAGGATCTTAAACTGTTTCAGAAAAGCTATGATTTTTATGAGGAAGTTTATCCAACGCTGAAGAACTTTCCCCAATCGGAGCGTTTTGTTATGGTTCAGAAGATTCAGGATTCTTTCTTGGAGTTTATTTCTCACATTATTTCAGCTCGAAAAGCCAGTAACACGCTTCACCACTTGAGGAAGGCAGATAGGGAATTAGAAAAGACGAAGATTTTCTTCCGTCTTTCCCGTGATCTCGGCTTCATCTCCTCTGGACAACATGAAAATATTTCTGAGGATTTAGTTGAGCTAGGTAAGATGCTTGGAGGCTGGATTGAAAATGAAAAATGA
- a CDS encoding reverse transcriptase/maturase family protein: MVNSFSKDFETVAGFQPLYKGYKKARKGKRYSSEVLAFSESLEDNLFDLSNDLLTQSYCPKGFKEFKLFDPKEREIKAPYFRDRIVHRSLHISLEPFFDKRFIEHSYACRKGKGTHAGVDKAQEFMNKSDAEYFLKCDVEDYFGSVDHKILTDMLDRKIRDDRIVDLVRTILADSGDKGMPIGTLYSQLFANIYLNKFDHFVKQSLQADYYVRYMDDFVFFSDSKQRLHQLREASKGFLRKELDLSLPFSKTTLEPIQKGLIFLGYRIFPNHRKLRKRNKLGFKERHGKQRSELQRGELTFSELRDSIESWKGHAEHADTENLCENFLGSLS; encoded by the coding sequence ATGGTAAACAGCTTTTCAAAAGACTTTGAAACTGTAGCTGGGTTTCAACCGCTTTACAAAGGCTACAAGAAAGCAAGGAAGGGCAAGCGTTACAGCAGTGAGGTATTAGCTTTTTCTGAAAGCCTTGAAGACAACCTTTTCGATCTCTCAAACGATCTTTTGACACAGAGTTACTGCCCTAAGGGTTTCAAGGAGTTTAAACTGTTTGATCCAAAGGAAAGAGAGATTAAAGCCCCTTATTTCCGTGACAGGATAGTTCATAGAAGCCTTCACATATCTCTGGAACCTTTCTTCGATAAAAGGTTTATAGAGCATTCTTATGCGTGTAGAAAAGGTAAAGGCACGCATGCCGGTGTTGATAAGGCACAAGAATTTATGAACAAGAGTGATGCCGAATACTTTCTGAAATGTGATGTTGAAGACTACTTTGGCTCCGTTGATCATAAAATCCTAACTGATATGTTGGATAGGAAGATTAGAGATGATAGGATAGTTGATTTAGTTAGAACTATTTTAGCGGATTCTGGAGACAAGGGTATGCCTATCGGCACTCTTTACAGCCAGTTATTCGCCAATATCTATCTTAACAAGTTTGATCATTTTGTAAAACAGTCGCTTCAGGCTGATTACTATGTTCGTTACATGGACGATTTCGTGTTTTTCAGTGATTCCAAGCAACGGCTTCATCAGTTGAGGGAGGCGTCTAAAGGATTTCTTAGGAAGGAGCTGGATCTGTCGCTGCCGTTCTCCAAAACTACTTTAGAACCAATCCAAAAAGGATTGATCTTTCTTGGTTACAGAATCTTTCCAAATCACAGAAAGCTCAGGAAAAGAAACAAGCTGGGTTTCAAGGAAAGGCATGGAAAGCAGAGATCAGAGTTACAACGGGGTGAATTGACTTTTTCTGAGTTGAGGGATTCTATTGAGTCTTGGAAAGGACATGCTGAACACGCAGATACAGAAAACCTGTGTGAAAACTTTCTTGGCAGTTTGAGTTAA
- a CDS encoding ribbon-helix-helix protein, CopG family, whose protein sequence is MTLSVEVPDGMRKDLEKKKEEEYYSSMSEVVREAIRGYLKEDNKGKNLTKKEEAILELTEQGKIEKVELEGEAENKIKKRLKQVEKN, encoded by the coding sequence ATGACCTTAAGTGTGGAAGTTCCTGACGGAATGAGGAAAGATCTTGAAAAGAAGAAAGAAGAAGAATACTACAGTTCAATGTCTGAAGTAGTAAGAGAAGCCATAAGAGGATACCTTAAAGAAGATAATAAAGGGAAAAATCTGACTAAAAAGGAAGAAGCAATTCTGGAACTCACAGAACAAGGAAAAATAGAAAAAGTAGAGCTGGAAGGAGAAGCAGAGAATAAAATCAAGAAAAGACTCAAACAAGTTGAAAAAAATTAA
- a CDS encoding type II toxin-antitoxin system RelE family toxin, protein MELDYHKGAEKDLDELNDEVESEVRDKVSELREKLTSHSDVKLINIEGRPVFRLKVGERNQKLDHRVIFDIKNSDILVLAVIHRDEGYNTISI, encoded by the coding sequence ATGGAGTTGGATTATCATAAGGGTGCTGAAAAGGATCTTGATGAGTTGAATGATGAAGTTGAAAGCGAGGTTAGAGACAAAGTATCTGAGCTTCGGGAGAAGTTGACTTCTCACTCGGATGTCAAATTGATTAATATTGAGGGTCGACCAGTTTTCCGACTGAAAGTAGGAGAAAGAAACCAAAAACTAGACCATAGGGTTATATTTGATATTAAGAACTCTGATATACTAGTTCTAGCTGTCATCCACAGGGATGAAGGGTACAACACCATTTCTATTTAA
- a CDS encoding glycoside hydrolase family 15 protein: MDERVAELVESSREVLNDVCLENGAVVAGNSDKEYYPDNVANYRFVWPRDAAFTLYALDILGEEEQEERFYEWLMDRAEGFEDSGVIYHRYSTNGPRDTDFGHQFQPDQAAALLWCILETNDKLDDRQEKIIHLLADGLWSQWDEECFHNATHDLWEEREAHPDMKENFSYTLAASSEALYLAADRMDEQKWFKTAEQMRERLEQHQATENEKTYYPRTYGDVVDETVDACSLGLLWPFNVVQKDEKLENTVKLIEEKLMIDEGVMRYSGDMYDGIIHHTKHLKKGAGAWPLLTFWYAIALHELGREDEAHEIFDRQVEQIGGKYIPEQKFSRDRQGIEPLAWSHSMFIVAAEKLDRI; encoded by the coding sequence ATGGATGAAAGAGTAGCGGAGCTGGTTGAATCCTCTCGAGAAGTACTGAACGATGTATGCCTAGAAAACGGAGCAGTCGTGGCCGGCAACTCGGATAAAGAATACTATCCAGACAATGTCGCTAACTACCGTTTCGTCTGGCCGCGCGACGCCGCATTCACACTTTATGCACTCGACATCCTAGGCGAAGAAGAACAGGAAGAAAGATTCTATGAATGGCTGATGGATAGAGCAGAAGGATTCGAGGACTCAGGGGTAATCTACCACCGCTACTCAACCAACGGACCACGAGACACAGATTTCGGACACCAGTTCCAACCCGACCAGGCTGCAGCCCTCCTATGGTGCATACTGGAGACCAACGACAAATTAGACGATAGACAGGAAAAAATCATCCACCTACTTGCCGATGGACTCTGGAGCCAGTGGGACGAAGAATGCTTCCACAACGCCACACACGACCTATGGGAGGAACGAGAAGCACACCCAGACATGAAAGAAAACTTTAGCTACACACTAGCAGCTTCCTCAGAAGCACTTTACCTGGCCGCGGACAGAATGGACGAACAGAAATGGTTCAAAACCGCAGAACAGATGAGAGAAAGACTAGAACAACACCAAGCAACAGAAAATGAGAAAACATATTATCCACGGACATACGGCGATGTAGTCGATGAAACAGTCGACGCATGCAGCCTAGGACTCCTATGGCCATTCAACGTAGTACAGAAAGACGAGAAACTGGAGAATACTGTCAAACTCATTGAAGAAAAATTGATGATTGATGAAGGAGTCATGCGCTATTCTGGCGACATGTACGACGGCATAATCCACCATACCAAACACCTGAAGAAAGGAGCAGGAGCCTGGCCGCTTCTAACATTCTGGTACGCCATCGCACTCCACGAACTCGGAAGAGAAGACGAAGCACATGAAATATTCGACAGACAGGTCGAACAAATAGGAGGCAAATACATTCCGGAACAGAAGTTCTCCAGAGACAGACAAGGAATAGAACCATTGGCATGGAGTCACTCAATGTTCATAGTGGCAGCTGAAAAATTGGATAGGATTTAA
- a CDS encoding alpha/beta hydrolase has protein sequence MKEYSIEAENGEKVAVTHEEADSDTWIFVCHGFGGNKERQSEYLELAEESFNVVTLSFRGNGDSDGEFIDQDLSSRIKDLEAVVNYFEPENTILFGTSFGGKVVFHTAEDIDVDAVIGKAPVTYKEIMDKFREVVEAKGRFEYIDGKPIDESFFDDFDSYDFEELENSLYIPVAIFHGAADTTVHPEFSFEAAEKLDTSVMLDKIEGEKHSFSRDGKEYMFGQMVAWLDNNELTPE, from the coding sequence ATGAAAGAATATTCTATAGAAGCTGAAAACGGGGAAAAAGTAGCAGTAACTCATGAAGAAGCAGACTCAGACACTTGGATTTTTGTCTGCCACGGATTTGGTGGAAACAAGGAAAGACAATCAGAGTACTTGGAGTTAGCTGAAGAAAGCTTCAATGTAGTTACTCTTAGTTTCCGTGGCAACGGAGATTCTGATGGAGAGTTTATTGACCAGGACTTAAGTTCTAGAATCAAGGACTTAGAAGCAGTCGTAAATTATTTTGAACCAGAAAATACTATTCTCTTCGGCACTAGTTTCGGCGGAAAAGTTGTTTTCCACACTGCTGAAGATATAGATGTTGATGCTGTTATTGGGAAGGCACCTGTGACATATAAGGAAATCATGGATAAGTTTAGGGAAGTTGTTGAAGCTAAGGGTCGCTTTGAGTATATTGATGGTAAGCCTATAGATGAGAGTTTCTTTGATGACTTCGACAGTTACGATTTCGAGGAGTTGGAAAATAGTCTATATATTCCTGTGGCGATTTTCCATGGTGCAGCAGATACCACTGTTCATCCCGAGTTCAGTTTTGAGGCAGCTGAGAAACTGGATACTTCCGTGATGCTGGATAAGATTGAAGGTGAGAAGCATTCTTTCTCTAGGGATGGGAAGGAGTACATGTTTGGTCAGATGGTTGCTTGGTTGGATAACAATGAACTTACACCAGAATAG
- a CDS encoding glycoside hydrolase family 57 protein: MLPVTLSFEVHQPHRLRIDGVKKDAGTLYGRYFDDEMNEHFFKDVAENCYFPATERLLREAKRREGDDRNLKVNFSVSTAWIEQAKKYHPELIDMLNQFPDNSIDFIGQAYQHSLAGLFNDKEEFRWQLNHHRQVVEDTFGVNPQVMTNTELIYHNEIGKISAEEGYKGIFTEGADRILGWRSPNHAYTQPDFVTENGNNVMLRNRKLTDDVGYRFSAEWWDEYPLTAEKYALWLSEAQGDMLNLFMDYETFGEHHWEGTGILWFLEALPEETLKHDNLEFAKVREVAQNNEPVGEFDAFEYNTVSWADQEMDASAWLGNPMQKMLFEKMQELEGKVKQLDDPEIKEVWRKFLTSDHLHHIATKTYDDGSVHNYFSYFDHPHQGFAVITEHLMDFQQQVEKRLRK, encoded by the coding sequence ATGTTACCAGTAACCCTCTCCTTCGAAGTACATCAACCACACAGACTCAGGATTGACGGAGTAAAAAAGGACGCAGGCACGCTTTACGGCCGATACTTCGACGATGAGATGAACGAACACTTCTTCAAAGATGTCGCAGAAAACTGCTACTTCCCAGCAACCGAAAGACTACTAAGAGAAGCCAAAAGACGAGAGGGAGACGACAGAAACCTGAAAGTAAACTTTTCGGTGTCAACTGCCTGGATAGAACAAGCCAAGAAATACCATCCGGAACTCATCGACATGCTGAACCAGTTCCCAGACAACTCTATCGACTTCATCGGACAGGCATACCAGCACAGCCTCGCAGGACTATTCAACGACAAAGAAGAGTTCAGATGGCAGCTAAACCATCATAGACAAGTTGTGGAAGATACTTTTGGAGTGAATCCTCAGGTTATGACAAACACTGAGCTGATTTACCACAACGAAATCGGGAAAATTTCGGCGGAAGAGGGATACAAGGGAATATTTACCGAAGGCGCTGACAGAATCCTCGGATGGAGAAGCCCAAACCACGCTTATACTCAGCCAGACTTCGTCACTGAAAATGGAAACAATGTGATGCTGAGAAACAGAAAGCTAACGGACGATGTAGGGTATCGATTCTCTGCTGAATGGTGGGATGAGTACCCATTGACAGCTGAAAAATACGCCTTGTGGCTTTCAGAGGCGCAGGGTGACATGCTAAACCTGTTCATGGACTATGAAACCTTTGGAGAACACCACTGGGAAGGCACAGGCATCCTCTGGTTCCTCGAAGCACTACCAGAAGAAACACTCAAACACGACAACCTGGAATTTGCCAAGGTAAGAGAAGTCGCACAAAATAACGAACCTGTCGGCGAGTTCGATGCATTCGAATACAACACAGTATCATGGGCAGACCAGGAAATGGATGCCTCAGCCTGGCTTGGAAACCCCATGCAGAAGATGCTTTTCGAGAAAATGCAGGAACTAGAAGGAAAAGTCAAACAGCTTGACGATCCGGAGATCAAAGAAGTCTGGCGAAAATTCCTGACCAGCGACCACCTGCACCATATCGCTACGAAAACATACGATGACGGATCGGTCCACAACTACTTCTCTTACTTCGACCATCCACACCAAGGATTCGCCGTGATTACAGAGCATTTGATGGATTTCCAGCAGCAGGTCGAAAAAAGATTGAGGAAATAA
- a CDS encoding rhodanese-like domain-containing protein: MDTITTEELQQLKDSGKPFRLVDVLSIDHFQEEHIQGAVNLPLSDIASEAMDRFDMNDEIIVYCKDKECSASPKAAAKLESIGFQNVKDYEEGLKGWKNAGKPTES, translated from the coding sequence ATGGACACAATCACAACAGAAGAACTTCAACAACTCAAAGACTCAGGAAAACCATTTAGACTCGTCGATGTACTATCCATAGACCACTTCCAGGAAGAACATATACAGGGAGCAGTCAACCTTCCGCTGAGCGATATCGCATCAGAGGCCATGGACCGATTCGACATGAATGATGAAATCATAGTGTACTGCAAAGACAAGGAATGCTCCGCAAGTCCGAAAGCTGCAGCCAAACTCGAAAGCATCGGTTTCCAGAATGTAAAAGACTACGAAGAAGGCCTCAAAGGCTGGAAAAACGCAGGAAAACCTACAGAATCATAA
- a CDS encoding glycosyltransferase family 4 protein: protein MNKKILLLGWGYPPNIDGGLDIHVKHLFEELQKRDDVEVKLALPQDRAPEKENIVGLDVGEGDMVWKAREMSSQVAELADDFDIIHTHDWFGAEAGFKAQKYSDCSWVSTIHSLASGRSREHHDGEVTDLEKLAVEKPGKAIAVSNKLAEEVESEHGEKPKVIYNGFSKPQGKGQDIKEKLDIEDNMVFFVGRHAEQKGIEHLIYGFKKFLKNGGEATLVIGGDGEMRESLEKFAEMLDIHENTIFTGFIPTEELGDYYKCADLFVSPSINEPFGLTISEALESGTPVLATENGVSEFISGDSIIEIDPDSDSIAEGLKKGLRQDIVVDEESRSWGEMTDEIIEIYRNL from the coding sequence ATGAATAAGAAAATCCTTTTGCTGGGGTGGGGCTATCCTCCGAACATTGATGGCGGCCTAGATATCCATGTGAAGCATCTGTTTGAGGAGCTTCAGAAAAGAGATGATGTAGAGGTAAAACTAGCTTTACCCCAAGATAGGGCTCCAGAGAAAGAAAACATCGTTGGCCTAGATGTGGGCGAGGGTGACATGGTCTGGAAGGCCCGCGAAATGAGTTCTCAAGTAGCTGAATTAGCCGATGACTTCGATATTATCCATACACATGACTGGTTTGGCGCAGAAGCCGGTTTCAAAGCACAGAAGTACAGCGACTGTAGCTGGGTTTCGACTATTCATTCTTTAGCATCCGGGAGAAGCAGAGAACACCATGATGGAGAGGTTACAGACCTGGAGAAACTGGCTGTCGAGAAACCTGGCAAAGCTATAGCTGTAAGTAATAAACTGGCTGAAGAAGTAGAATCAGAGCACGGAGAAAAGCCTAAGGTAATCTATAACGGGTTCTCCAAGCCCCAAGGCAAAGGACAGGACATCAAGGAAAAGCTGGATATCGAAGATAACATGGTTTTCTTCGTTGGACGGCACGCGGAGCAGAAAGGAATCGAACACCTGATCTACGGCTTCAAGAAGTTCCTGAAAAATGGCGGAGAAGCTACTTTAGTAATCGGAGGTGACGGCGAGATGCGTGAAAGCCTGGAAAAATTCGCAGAAATGCTAGATATTCATGAGAACACTATTTTCACCGGCTTCATCCCTACAGAGGAGCTTGGCGACTACTACAAATGTGCGGACCTTTTTGTCTCACCTTCGATCAACGAACCTTTTGGTCTAACTATCAGCGAGGCATTGGAGTCCGGAACACCCGTACTGGCGACTGAAAACGGCGTCTCCGAATTTATATCAGGTGATTCTATAATTGAGATTGATCCTGATTCAGATTCTATTGCTGAAGGATTGAAGAAAGGACTCAGACAGGATATAGTGGTAGATGAAGAAAGTAGGAGTTGGGGAGAAATGACAGATGAAATAATAGAGATTTACAGGAATTTATGA
- a CDS encoding type II glyceraldehyde-3-phosphate dehydrogenase produces MVKVVIAGCGTIGKRVAEAVKKQDDMELYGIADVSQTGGLRTVLSEDGPLHGTHLYASNQEGKENLEEQGFYVEGLLEDQLDEIDVVVDCTPPGVDEANKENLYEPNDVKAVFQGGASDDIAEVKFNADANYEEARGEDFVKVVSCNTTSLSRTMSVVDERFGVESATANLVRRGGDIPQDGRGPINSTIPVTEVPSHHGPDVQAVMPELDITTLAVKVPVTFGHVHMVTVDLEEDISEEEAVQAFEDQPRVRLINAGEGYDSTGKVHEMMRDLERPRSDMPEAGVWRETIDVEDGKLRWIHMVHQESIVVPDNVDAIRAMFDMEDKETSIEMTNEKMHIE; encoded by the coding sequence ATGGTAAAAGTTGTAATAGCCGGTTGCGGCACAATTGGTAAGAGAGTGGCGGAAGCCGTCAAAAAACAGGACGACATGGAGCTGTATGGGATCGCAGATGTCAGTCAGACAGGAGGACTCCGAACAGTTCTCAGCGAGGACGGACCCCTCCACGGAACTCATCTTTACGCCTCCAACCAGGAAGGAAAAGAAAATCTGGAGGAACAAGGATTCTATGTAGAAGGATTGCTGGAAGATCAACTAGATGAAATAGATGTTGTGGTCGACTGTACTCCTCCAGGAGTTGACGAAGCCAACAAAGAGAACCTGTACGAGCCAAACGATGTTAAAGCAGTTTTCCAGGGCGGGGCGTCAGACGACATAGCTGAAGTAAAGTTCAACGCAGACGCCAACTATGAAGAAGCCAGAGGCGAAGACTTTGTCAAAGTAGTCTCATGCAACACAACTTCTCTATCCAGAACAATGAGTGTAGTAGATGAAAGGTTCGGAGTAGAAAGTGCAACCGCCAATCTTGTCAGAAGAGGCGGCGACATCCCACAAGACGGGAGAGGACCGATCAACTCGACTATTCCAGTCACAGAAGTTCCAAGCCATCACGGACCGGATGTGCAGGCAGTAATGCCGGAACTGGATATTACTACACTTGCTGTCAAAGTACCTGTAACCTTTGGACATGTACACATGGTTACAGTTGATCTAGAGGAAGATATTTCGGAAGAAGAAGCTGTTCAGGCGTTCGAAGATCAGCCAAGAGTCAGATTGATTAATGCTGGAGAAGGATACGACTCAACAGGAAAAGTCCATGAGATGATGCGGGACCTGGAACGACCTAGAAGTGATATGCCAGAAGCAGGGGTCTGGAGAGAAACAATCGATGTAGAAGACGGCAAACTACGCTGGATCCACATGGTACACCAAGAAAGCATCGTCGTACCAGACAATGTAGACGCAATCAGAGCAATGTTCGACATGGAAGACAAAGAAACCAGCATCGAAATGACAAACGAAAAAATGCACATCGAATAA
- a CDS encoding PIN domain-containing protein, which produces MKRISRLRREMIIDSNFLIDILNNDSNAVKKLEELKERKEPLLLAPGVLYELYSGTESEKEITRIENELNQAELTPAIEKEAARIRKKLTAEGKPISSIDYLIAGTARHLNEKILTRDEHFKRIEELKVEEF; this is translated from the coding sequence ATGAAGAGGATATCGAGGCTCAGAAGAGAAATGATTATTGACAGCAACTTTTTGATCGACATCCTCAATAATGACAGTAACGCTGTAAAGAAGCTGGAAGAGCTGAAAGAAAGGAAAGAGCCACTTCTATTAGCTCCCGGCGTCCTCTATGAACTATATTCAGGGACAGAATCAGAAAAAGAGATAACAAGAATTGAAAACGAACTAAACCAGGCAGAACTAACACCAGCCATAGAAAAAGAAGCCGCACGAATCAGAAAAAAACTTACAGCCGAAGGAAAACCTATCAGCTCAATTGACTACCTAATAGCAGGAACAGCACGCCACCTAAACGAAAAAATACTTACAAGAGACGAACACTTCAAAAGAATAGAAGAACTAAAAGTAGAAGAGTTTTGA
- a CDS encoding ribbon-helix-helix domain-containing protein — translation MSKVAVNIPDEEKSIVDKFVEKIPGYKNRSDFIRKALRNEMDRDYNTLEELTGSWSDEEAEKARENIKEIDEEDIEAQKRNDY, via the coding sequence ATGTCGAAGGTTGCTGTAAACATTCCTGACGAAGAGAAAAGCATCGTGGACAAGTTTGTGGAGAAGATTCCAGGCTACAAGAACCGGTCTGACTTCATCAGAAAAGCATTGAGAAATGAGATGGACAGAGATTATAATACTTTAGAGGAACTCACAGGCTCATGGAGCGATGAGGAAGCTGAGAAAGCTAGAGAAAATATCAAGGAGATTGATGAAGAGGATATCGAGGCTCAGAAGAGAAATGATTATTGA
- a CDS encoding NAD(P)H-hydrate dehydratase has protein sequence MEMERKPESHKGENGKVTVIGGSKDFTGAPALSAQAALRTGCDLAKIVTSEEVSSVVASYSENLIVREYSSGYLGLSGVENCIDAVRWCDVFVIGPGLGNPDSEAVGEILERTNKTAVVDADAIKPALEADLSNAVLTPHRGEAELIKDEYGSVESFVGENEDIVVLVNGETDRVYSDKGVEKVDAGHPGMTVGGTGDVLTGIVASLISQDVSKREAAVKAAEINGEAGEEAAEEYGNSLLATDIIDLIPSVL, from the coding sequence ATGGAAATGGAAAGAAAACCAGAGTCACACAAAGGAGAAAACGGGAAAGTAACAGTTATAGGAGGCAGCAAAGATTTTACTGGTGCTCCAGCCCTTTCTGCTCAGGCGGCTCTGAGGACTGGCTGTGATCTTGCAAAAATCGTTACATCTGAAGAAGTTTCCAGTGTTGTGGCGTCCTATTCTGAAAACTTGATTGTGAGGGAGTATTCTTCTGGTTATCTAGGTCTTTCCGGAGTAGAGAACTGTATTGATGCTGTCAGGTGGTGTGATGTTTTTGTAATAGGTCCTGGACTCGGTAATCCTGACTCCGAAGCAGTCGGGGAAATACTAGAAAGGACGAATAAAACTGCTGTAGTCGATGCAGATGCTATTAAGCCAGCGCTAGAGGCAGATTTAAGCAACGCTGTTTTGACTCCACATAGAGGAGAGGCAGAGCTGATTAAGGATGAATATGGTTCTGTAGAAAGTTTCGTTGGCGAGAATGAGGATATAGTGGTTTTAGTGAATGGTGAGACGGATAGGGTTTATTCGGATAAAGGTGTTGAAAAGGTAGACGCTGGTCATCCAGGTATGACGGTTGGAGGAACGGGCGATGTATTGACAGGGATTGTTGCTTCGCTTATCTCTCAAGATGTTTCAAAAAGAGAGGCTGCTGTCAAAGCTGCAGAAATAAACGGCGAGGCAGGCGAGGAAGCTGCTGAAGAATATGGAAATAGCTTACTGGCGACAGATATTATCGATTTAATTCCATCGGTCTTATGA
- a CDS encoding adenylyltransferase/cytidyltransferase family protein: MVSAFIGRFQPFHLGHKHVVDNHEGELVLVIGSSEKSRTDDNPLTAEERKEIIRGCFPDIKIFEVSDRESDKEWKEEVLEKTEADKIISGNERVRKIFEDEVEVAEPNMHQPEIYSGTEVRRRVNSGGEWSYLVPECAKDKIKQLEETIKKSGTQYEFEPGWKKENAFHGTADK, translated from the coding sequence ATGGTTTCGGCTTTTATCGGAAGATTCCAACCTTTCCACCTTGGCCACAAGCATGTAGTGGACAATCACGAAGGAGAACTGGTTCTGGTAATAGGCAGCTCCGAGAAAAGCCGAACGGACGACAACCCCTTAACTGCCGAGGAGAGGAAAGAAATTATCCGAGGATGCTTCCCTGATATCAAGATTTTTGAAGTATCTGACCGTGAAAGCGACAAAGAATGGAAAGAAGAGGTTCTGGAAAAGACAGAAGCAGACAAAATAATCTCAGGAAATGAAAGAGTCCGTAAAATATTCGAGGACGAAGTAGAAGTAGCAGAACCCAACATGCATCAGCCAGAAATCTACTCAGGAACCGAGGTACGCCGACGAGTCAATTCAGGCGGCGAATGGAGCTACCTCGTACCAGAATGCGCTAAAGACAAGATAAAACAACTTGAAGAAACAATCAAGAAATCAGGTACACAGTACGAATTCGAACCCGGCTGGAAAAAGGAAAACGCTTTTCATGGGACAGCAGATAAATGA
- a CDS encoding protein-L-isoaspartate O-methyltransferase family protein: MQRKPNSNDELVDYLIRQDRIRSEKVEQAFRKVDRADFVPESFIEDAYSDKPLPLNGETISAPHIVAEVTELLDLESSHKVLEIGSGSGYQAAILGQLTDRVIGVEINKELTEASRPKIPENVEIRHGNGFSSVDGKFDRILFSCATENFNEALNFVEDGGVIVGPVREDDKQVLRKWKDGEITSHGGVRYVEMQD, encoded by the coding sequence ATGCAGAGGAAGCCCAATTCGAACGACGAACTAGTAGACTACCTGATCAGGCAAGACAGAATAAGATCTGAGAAAGTGGAACAAGCTTTCAGGAAAGTTGATAGGGCAGATTTCGTGCCGGAGAGTTTTATAGAAGATGCCTACTCGGATAAACCTCTGCCTCTTAATGGCGAGACAATCTCAGCACCGCATATCGTAGCAGAAGTAACAGAACTACTGGATTTAGAGAGCAGTCATAAAGTTCTGGAGATAGGTTCTGGTTCAGGATATCAGGCAGCGATTTTAGGACAATTAACAGATAGAGTAATTGGCGTAGAAATCAATAAAGAACTGACCGAGGCTTCACGGCCTAAGATACCAGAAAATGTTGAGATAAGACATGGAAACGGTTTTAGTTCTGTCGATGGAAAGTTTGACAGGATCCTATTTTCCTGCGCCACAGAAAACTTTAACGAAGCCCTTAACTTTGTTGAAGATGGTGGAGTGATCGTTGGCCCTGTTAGAGAGGACGACAAGCAGGTCTTGAGGAAATGGAAAGATGGTGAAATAACCAGTCATGGTGGTGTTCGGTATGTGGAGATGCAGGATTAA